From Lysinibacillus sp. SGAir0095, the proteins below share one genomic window:
- a CDS encoding ABC transporter permease, producing the protein MRAYFKFEFIQFLFNKKNIAIYVILLFFACFYALKIAPSYDPIEKVDRDEIEARFLTREDFLNNVVIDENTYPLTQFAAAIFPEWNEYDQQRLDALDDNDMKKYAEATYKWYEYSDFMIFRNGKGFLYYNSRYYTAGNLYATEDGHYAYMYSASRFKGYADGSSDLSINVFEERTALQTLQRLLHGYLPLILLIGCILFTADIVLKDKRNPTLIKGFPISIWSRLLVKGGVALIGSILTVIPLSVGFFLIAIQNGLGDFNLPVPIFSYEAKAFTSIAMGEYLFQNALLILFWFVLLISLLLLVSVLVRNEFANLVVGCVVVFAEFYYYVRGLGFVKDIQWYPSSYVQVGQIIAGYREYLNNSVALTLANGLLVMSLCTVICLLITFIVSNHRRFKLF; encoded by the coding sequence ATGCGAGCCTATTTTAAGTTTGAATTTATTCAATTTTTGTTCAATAAGAAGAATATCGCCATCTATGTCATTCTACTGTTTTTTGCATGCTTCTACGCATTGAAAATTGCGCCATCCTATGACCCGATTGAGAAGGTTGATAGAGATGAGATTGAAGCAAGATTCCTAACAAGGGAAGATTTTCTTAACAACGTAGTCATTGATGAGAATACATATCCTTTAACACAATTTGCTGCTGCCATTTTTCCTGAATGGAATGAATATGATCAACAACGGTTGGATGCCTTAGATGACAATGATATGAAGAAGTACGCAGAGGCAACTTATAAGTGGTATGAGTACTCGGATTTTATGATTTTTAGAAATGGGAAGGGGTTTCTTTATTACAATTCCCGTTATTATACTGCAGGAAACCTGTATGCAACTGAAGATGGACATTATGCCTATATGTATTCTGCTAGTCGTTTTAAAGGTTATGCCGATGGAAGTTCTGATCTATCGATAAATGTTTTCGAGGAAAGGACGGCTTTGCAAACATTGCAACGGCTACTCCATGGATATTTACCTTTGATTCTTTTAATCGGTTGTATTCTCTTTACTGCTGATATCGTATTAAAAGATAAACGGAATCCAACGTTAATAAAGGGGTTCCCCATATCAATCTGGAGTAGGCTTCTTGTAAAAGGTGGGGTTGCTTTAATAGGGAGCATCCTAACTGTTATCCCATTGTCTGTTGGGTTCTTCCTAATAGCAATTCAAAATGGGTTAGGTGATTTTAATTTACCGGTACCGATTTTTAGTTATGAGGCAAAAGCCTTTACGTCGATTGCAATGGGAGAATATCTATTCCAGAATGCCTTATTAATTCTTTTTTGGTTTGTTTTGTTGATTTCTTTGCTATTGCTGGTAAGTGTTCTCGTTAGAAATGAGTTTGCTAATTTAGTAGTAGGATGTGTCGTGGTTTTTGCCGAATTTTATTATTATGTGAGAGGGCTTGGGTTTGTAAAGGATATACAATGGTACCCATCGAGCTATGTTCAGGTTGGGCAGATCATTGCAGGGTATCGTGAGTATCTCAATAATTCGGTAGCGCTAACACTGGCAAATGGTCTTCTTGTGATGTCTTTATGTACAGTCATTTGTCTCCTTATCACATTCATAGTTAGTAATCATAGAAGGTTTAAGTTATTTTGA
- a CDS encoding ABC transporter ATP-binding protein has protein sequence MIELKNIGVNFSGRDILKEVSITFHPGEIIGLVAPNGTGKSTLMNVIMNYLRPTTGKVLVNNELEYTTKKNEVKIHKLVSMMPDQSDLYNHLSGKQHLKIYSSMWKSNPALIESTITALGMESYINKKTGTYSLGMRQRLCFAMQIVSDTQIMLMDEVMNGLDPTQVEIISQILVKKKAEGKTIIIASHLLENLEKYADRIFFVKNAKLDLIEDIYKDLGINGNIVIRVTEGTPELNEKLSQAFPELNTQLLASGVTLIDFPNNDSGKLESISAFLSEHHKQEFSVGKMTLGDLYSKYYHE, from the coding sequence ATGATTGAGCTAAAAAATATAGGTGTAAATTTTTCAGGTAGAGATATTTTAAAAGAGGTTTCAATCACTTTCCACCCTGGAGAAATTATCGGTCTAGTGGCTCCCAATGGAACAGGAAAATCTACGCTGATGAATGTCATCATGAACTATCTTCGACCAACTACTGGGAAAGTGCTTGTTAATAATGAACTGGAGTATACAACGAAAAAGAATGAAGTGAAAATTCACAAGCTCGTTTCGATGATGCCAGATCAGAGTGATTTATATAATCATCTTTCTGGGAAGCAGCATCTTAAAATTTATTCTTCCATGTGGAAAAGCAACCCGGCATTGATTGAGAGCACGATTACAGCACTTGGAATGGAATCATATATCAATAAAAAAACTGGGACCTATTCATTGGGGATGCGTCAGAGACTTTGCTTTGCTATGCAAATTGTGTCAGATACGCAAATCATGCTAATGGATGAAGTAATGAATGGCTTAGATCCTACGCAAGTAGAAATTATTTCGCAAATCCTGGTAAAGAAAAAAGCGGAAGGAAAAACGATTATCATTGCTTCTCACTTACTGGAAAATTTGGAGAAATACGCAGATCGTATTTTCTTTGTGAAAAATGCGAAGCTAGATTTAATTGAGGATATCTATAAGGACTTAGGAATCAACGGAAATATTGTGATTCGTGTAACAGAGGGGACGCCGGAGTTAAATGAAAAACTATCGCAAGCCTTCCCAGAACTGAATACCCAATTGCTGGCCAGTGGCGTAACACTAATTGACTTTCCCAATAATGATTCTGGAAAATTGGAAAGTATTTCAGCTTTCCTAAGTGAACATCATAAACAAGAATTTAGTGTAGGAAAAATGACGCTTGGCGATCTTTATTCAAAATATTATCACGAATAG